In Paenibacillus phoenicis, one genomic interval encodes:
- a CDS encoding ABC transporter permease encodes MKSGAVGLRRTLGQIKRNRGLYLLLLPAVVLTLLFAYKPMYGVVIAFKDYSPALGIDGSPWVGFKHFEKFFHSYQFSTTIKNTIIISLYSIATFPIPIGLALMVNQMRPNRFRRFFQTVSYMPHFISTVVMVGLMLILLSPSTGLVGNLYKLFGGDAPDLIGSAGWFSSIYVWSDVWQHVGWDSIIYIAALSTVDPSLYEAATVDGASRWHKIRYIDIPMLVPTAITLLILRVGGLLGVGFEKVYLMQNDLNITASEILSTYIYKIGLLSSQYSFSSAVNLFNTVINFLLLILVNQISKKYSENSLW; translated from the coding sequence ATGAAATCCGGCGCAGTGGGCCTAAGGCGGACGCTTGGACAAATCAAAAGAAACCGGGGACTGTACTTGCTGCTGTTGCCTGCGGTGGTGCTGACGCTGTTATTCGCGTACAAACCGATGTACGGCGTGGTCATTGCGTTCAAGGATTATAGCCCGGCGCTTGGCATTGACGGTAGTCCTTGGGTGGGGTTCAAGCATTTTGAGAAATTTTTTCATTCGTATCAATTTTCGACGACGATTAAGAACACCATCATTATCAGCTTATACAGTATCGCCACGTTTCCGATTCCGATTGGGCTGGCCTTGATGGTCAATCAGATGCGGCCGAACCGGTTCCGACGTTTTTTTCAAACCGTCTCGTATATGCCGCATTTCATTTCTACCGTCGTCATGGTCGGGTTGATGCTGATTCTGCTCTCTCCGAGCACCGGACTGGTCGGCAATTTGTACAAACTGTTCGGCGGAGATGCACCTGATTTGATCGGTTCTGCCGGTTGGTTCAGCAGCATCTACGTCTGGTCGGACGTGTGGCAGCATGTTGGATGGGACAGCATCATCTACATTGCTGCGTTGTCTACAGTTGATCCCAGCTTGTACGAGGCGGCTACCGTTGATGGAGCCAGCCGCTGGCACAAAATCCGCTACATCGATATTCCGATGCTGGTGCCGACGGCGATCACGCTGCTCATTTTGCGGGTTGGCGGTCTGCTGGGCGTTGGATTCGAGAAGGTCTATCTAATGCAAAACGACCTGAACATTACCGCAAGTGAAATCTTGTCCACGTACATCTACAAGATCGGCCTGCTGAGCAGCCAGTACAGCTTCTCCTCGGCGGTCAACCTGTTTAACACGGTCATTAACTTCCTGCTGCTGATTCTGGTGAACCAGATCTCCAAGAAATACAGCGAGAACAGCCTGTGGTAG